A window of Tripterygium wilfordii isolate XIE 37 chromosome 7, ASM1340144v1, whole genome shotgun sequence contains these coding sequences:
- the LOC120001429 gene encoding expansin-like A1, giving the protein MGILFCFLFVLISSATACDRCVHQSKAAYFSQASALSAGACGYGPLAIGLNGGHLAAGVSSLYKDGAGCGACFQIRCKNSKLCTSKGAKVILTDINKNNQTDLVLSSRAFRAMANEGMDRDISRLGIVDVEYKRVPCDYKNQNLAIRVEESSKKPNYLAIKLLNQGGQTEVVAIDVAQVGSINWGFMSRNYGAVWDTSRVPAGALQFRFVVTAGYDGKWIWAKKAVLPEDWKNGVAYDTGVQITDIAQEGCSPCDAGDWK; this is encoded by the exons ATGGGtatcttgttttgctttctcttCGTTCTTATCTCTTCTGCAACCGCCTGTGATCGCTGTGTGCATCAATCCAAAGCTGCTTatttctctcaagcatctgCACTTTCAG CTGGGGCATGTGGTTATGGTCCCCTGGCTATAGGCTTGAATGGTGGACACCTTGCAGCTGGTGTTTCTTCACTCTACAAAGATGGAGCTGGTTGTGGTGCTTGCTTTCAG ATAAGATGCAAAAACTCAAAACTCTGTACCAGCAAAGGAGCTAAAGTGATCCTGACTGACATCAATAAAAATAACCAGACAGACCTTGTTCTGAGCAGCAGAGCCTTCAGGGCCATGGCTAACGAGGGCATGGACAGAGACATCTCGAGACTTGGTATAGTGGACGTAGAATACAAGAG GGTACCATGTGACTACAAAAACCAGAACTTAGCAATACGTGTAGAAGAATCAAGCAAGAAACCAAATTACTTGGCAATAAAATTGCTAAATCAAGGTGGACAGACAGAAGTAGTAGCAATAGATGTAGCTCAG GTGGGTTCAATAAATTGGGGCTTCATGAGCAGGAACTATGGGGCAGTTTGGGACACAAGTAGGGTACCAGCTGGGGCACTACAATTCAGATTTGTAGTGACAGCAGGGTATGATGGGAAGTGGATTTGGGCAAAGAAAGCAGTGCTTCCAGAGGACTGGAAAAATGGAGTGGCTTATGACACTGGAGTTCAAATTACTGATATTGCACAGGAGGGTTGTTCACCGTGTGATGCTGGGGACTGGAAATGA
- the LOC120001990 gene encoding endochitinase-like, with protein sequence MKLPAFILVSLLFSSFLACSAKHCETEASDGENVVADIGGLISKDRFNDLLKHRNDNACPGRGFYTYDAFITAAKSFPAFGSTGDDATRKREIAAFLAQTSHETTGGWPTAPDGSFAWGYCFVSERNPPSKYCDPKYPCPKSYHGRGPIQLTWNYNYQKAGRAIGADLINNPDLVSTNAVISFKTAIWFWMTAQSPKPSCHDVITGKWKPSAADKAAGRVPGYGVVTNIINGGIECGKGRNPKVEDRIGFFKRYCQILGVSPGNNLDCYTQKPFGSGLLLLLENM encoded by the exons ATGAAGTTGCCAGCCTTCATACTTGTCTCTCTattgttctcctctttccttGCTTGCTCAGCCAAGCATTGTGAGACTGAAGCTAGTGATGGTGAAAATGTCGTTGCTGACATTGGGGGCCTAATCTCTAAAGACAGGTTTAATGATCTACTTAAGCATAGAAATGATAACGCTTGTCCAGGCAGGGGATTCTACACATATGACGCTTTCATCACCGCTGCTAAGTCCTTCCCTGCCTTTGGCTCCACCGGAGATGACGCCACTCGTAAAAGAGAGATCGCTgcttttcttgcacaaacttcCCACGAAACTACTG GAGGATGGCCTACTGCGCCTGATGGTTCTTTTGCTTGGGGCTACTGCTTTGTTAGCGAGCGAAATCCGCCATCTAAATATTGTGATCCTAAGTATCCATGTCCCAAGTCCTACCATGGCCGTGGTCCTATTCAACTCACATG GAACTACAACTATCAAAAAGCTGGACGAGCGATAGGAGCGGACCTGATAAACAATCCAGACCTTGTATCAACTAATGCTGTCATATCCTTCAAGACAGCAATTTGGTTCTGGATGACTGCACAGTCACCAAAACCTTCTTGCCACGATGTGATTACAGGAAAATGGAAACCATCAGCTGCTGATAAAGCGGCTGGCCGGGTTCCAGGGTATGGTGTTGTCACAAACATCATCAATGGAGGGATTGAATGTGGCAAGGGACGTAACCCAAAAGTGGAGGACAGGATTGGGTTCTTTAAAAGGTATTGCCAGATACTTGGAGTTAGCCCTGGGAACAACTTGGACTGCTACACCCAGAAGCCTTTTGGGTCTGGACTCTTGCTGTTACTGGAAAATATGTAA
- the LOC120002883 gene encoding NAC domain-containing protein 6-like, whose translation MDTSTINLPGFRFHPTEEELLDFYLKNLVYGKSLGLDIIGIRNIYRHDPWDLPGLAINGEREWYFFVPRDRRHGSGGRPNRTTEKGFWKATGSDRKIFSLSDPKRILGLRKTLVFYSGRAPRGNRTDWVMNEYRLPDSCNSPRKDIVLCKIYRKATSLKDLDKRAAMEEETRANTTFTSSTSIHQSPSPPQVSSLDTIMSFCINQEESMAPVCAPNWVFKQEAEAEVVEEKNEGQAPVTKLGRGKLPELQVPKLGMGQEWNQDPFLFTPMISPWLHNFTTPTYANVLNF comes from the exons ATGGATACTAGTACTATTAACCTTCCCGGCTTTAGATTCCATCCAACAGAAGAAGAACTCCTTGATTTCTACCTTAAAAACTTGGTGTATGGCAAGAGTTTAGGTCTCGACATAATCGGGATTCGTAACATTTATCGTCACGATCCTTGGGACTTACCAG GATTGGCTATTAATGGAGAGAGGGAGTGGTACTTCTTTGTGCCAAGAGACAGGAGGCATGGCAGTGGAGGGAGGCCTAACAGGACAACAGAGAAAGGGTTTTGGAAGGCAACTGGTTCTGATAGGAAAATTTTCAGCCTCTCTGATCCAAAGAGGATTCTTGGACTCAGAAAGACACTTGTTTTCTACAGTGGGAGAGCACCAAGAGGAAACAGGACTGATTGGGTCATGAATGAGTATCGTCTGCCTGATTCTTGCAACTCTCCTAGAAAG GACATTGTGTTGTGTAAGATATACAGGAAGGCAACTTCCTTGAAAGATCTTGACAAGAGAGCAGCAATGGAAGAAGAGACGAGGGCAAATACTACTTTTACTTCTTCTACTTCAATCCATCAATCTCCATCACCACCCCAAGTTTCTTCATTGGACACCATCATGTCATTTTGTATCAACCAAGAAGAGTCAATGGCACCTGTTTGTGCACCAAATTGGGTTTTCAAgcaagaagcagaagcagaagtaGTAGAAGAGAAAAATGAAGGACAAGCCCCAGTGACTAAATTGGGCAGGGGAAAGTTGCCGGAGCTCCAAGTACCCAAATTGGGCATGGGTCAGGAATGGAACCAAGACCCTTTTTTGTTCACACCCATGATTAGTCCTTGGCTCCACAATTTTACCACTCCGACTTATGCTAATGTTCTCAATTTTTAG